In a single window of the Candidatus Kryptoniota bacterium genome:
- a CDS encoding GIY-YIG nuclease family protein, with protein MRELYWVYVIESEDGHHYTGQTDDLDRRVDEHNSGMSHSTKHGRNWRIVYSEQFETRREAMKREKYLKTNAGRRFLSRVIAGWSPSANHGRSSSSGS; from the coding sequence GTGAGGGAATTGTACTGGGTTTACGTGATAGAGAGTGAGGACGGGCACCACTATACTGGCCAAACCGACGACTTGGATCGGAGGGTCGACGAGCATAATTCCGGGATGAGCCATTCAACGAAGCACGGGAGAAACTGGAGAATTGTATACTCTGAGCAGTTCGAGACAAGAAGGGAAGCGATGAAGAGGGAAAAGTACTTGAAGACCAACGCCGGGAGAAGATTCTTGTCGAGGGTGATCGCGGGGTGGAGTCCGTCCGCGAATCATGGACGGAGTAGCTCGTCGGGCTCATAA
- a CDS encoding TolC family protein: MDVRRAISSIIGLTLLSVAAQSQVKPYSLADYLKVALTRNLLIGSADQATASAEYGNSAIRNGFFPQISVGSHLIVAPGYDEAITNGGEFGAQLGGTYTIYDGGARSLEIEKGGIGVERTRVNRTRVAADVVFAVSVAFVEAAKEKRELGVVAQGYALISDYLQLTKQLHASGQGSETDVLKTTVELNNASIDIATRKVAYRNALLTLSQASGLSIEDVVDVDTTLVYADYDTTLDLERNIDLQSGELEVKQARLDAQIAGSKLKPSVSVAADAGALTSLPNVRPGLAGVFGASIGLSFSIPVFTFGSIEDSYRAANASANSLALQNDYARSSLRSVFQMTRNDIESADSEMSSLQKNLGVAEQSLLLSRARYAGGSGLSIEVLDAIRSNDQIRLAIEDARAERDTDIFKLNRLNYAGVSR, translated from the coding sequence ATGGATGTAAGACGGGCTATTTCGTCGATTATAGGTTTGACGCTGCTGTCGGTCGCGGCACAATCGCAGGTCAAACCGTATTCGCTCGCAGACTACCTGAAGGTGGCGCTCACAAGGAATTTGCTTATCGGATCGGCGGATCAGGCGACAGCTTCCGCCGAATATGGGAACAGCGCCATACGGAACGGATTTTTTCCGCAGATAAGTGTTGGTTCGCATCTGATAGTGGCGCCAGGTTACGATGAGGCGATCACAAACGGCGGAGAGTTTGGAGCTCAACTAGGTGGCACTTATACAATCTATGATGGAGGCGCACGATCGCTTGAGATCGAGAAAGGCGGAATCGGAGTTGAACGTACCAGGGTCAACCGCACGCGAGTGGCGGCCGATGTTGTCTTTGCCGTGTCCGTTGCATTCGTCGAAGCCGCGAAAGAGAAAAGAGAACTCGGCGTGGTCGCACAGGGATATGCCCTTATTTCGGATTATCTTCAACTGACCAAGCAGCTGCACGCATCCGGACAGGGAAGTGAGACTGATGTGCTCAAGACTACTGTCGAGTTGAATAATGCCTCCATAGACATCGCCACCAGGAAAGTGGCGTACAGGAATGCGCTCCTGACTCTGTCACAAGCAAGCGGGCTTTCCATTGAGGATGTCGTCGACGTGGATACTACACTTGTTTACGCTGATTACGATACCACACTTGATTTGGAACGAAACATCGATCTACAATCCGGCGAGTTGGAAGTGAAACAAGCCAGGCTTGACGCGCAGATAGCGGGCTCGAAGTTGAAGCCGAGTGTCTCTGTCGCTGCTGACGCCGGTGCGCTGACTTCGCTGCCGAATGTGCGGCCGGGACTTGCTGGGGTGTTCGGGGCTTCGATCGGATTGTCGTTTTCAATCCCGGTGTTCACTTTCGGTTCTATCGAAGACAGTTACCGGGCTGCGAACGCCTCCGCGAACAGCCTGGCCCTCCAGAACGATTATGCGAGGTCGTCGCTCCGAAGTGTTTTTCAGATGACCAGGAACGATATCGAGAGCGCCGACTCTGAAATGTCTTCCCTACAAAAAAATCTTGGCGTGGCAGAGCAGAGTCTCCTTCTGTCCAGAGCACGATACGCCGGTGGGAGCGGACTGAGTATCGAAGTGCTCGATGCCATTAGATCCAATGACCAAATAAGGCTTGCCATTGAAGACGCAAGAGCCGAGAGAGACACAGACATATTCAAGTTAAACAGGCTGAACTATGCAGGAGTGTCGAGATGA